A DNA window from Oceanibaculum nanhaiense contains the following coding sequences:
- a CDS encoding D-amino acid dehydrogenase, with protein MRIAVLGAGVIGVSTAYELMKDGHEVTVIDRLAEPASETSFANAGLFSPGHAYTWASPKAPKILLKSLFQEGQALRFKPSLDPQLWLWSLRFLQNCTAEKTRINTKRKVRLCMYSQEQLHRIASETKIEYHGVTGGLLYLYRTPESYARGSANTRILSEEGLELRAITPDEAAKIDPALEPVKHKFAGAIYCPSDESGDARVFTQNLAKYCEGQGVKFVFDCEIQGFELAGDKVAAIRTSTGRIEADGFVFSLGVFGPRLSKQLGVRLPIYPIKGYSVTMPIEGRNNPPTVGGVDEDNLVAYARFGDRMRVTATAEFAGYDKSHQPSDYTHMLKAVQDIYPDGADYSKPFYWAGLRPMTPEGTPIFGAGRYRNMWFNTGHGHIGWTMAPGSARVTADLIAGKVPALDLTGMRVMQ; from the coding sequence ATGCGGATAGCGGTTCTGGGGGCAGGCGTCATCGGCGTCTCCACGGCTTATGAGCTGATGAAGGACGGGCATGAGGTGACGGTGATCGACCGGCTGGCGGAGCCGGCCTCGGAGACCAGCTTCGCCAATGCCGGTCTGTTCTCGCCCGGCCATGCCTATACCTGGGCCTCGCCCAAGGCGCCGAAGATCCTGCTGAAATCGCTGTTCCAGGAGGGCCAGGCGCTGCGCTTCAAACCCAGCCTGGACCCGCAGCTCTGGCTCTGGTCCCTGCGGTTCCTGCAGAATTGCACGGCGGAGAAGACCCGCATCAATACCAAGCGCAAGGTGCGGCTGTGCATGTACTCGCAAGAGCAGTTACACCGTATCGCTTCCGAAACGAAGATCGAGTATCACGGCGTGACCGGCGGTCTGCTCTATCTCTATCGCACGCCGGAAAGCTACGCGCGCGGCAGCGCCAATACCCGCATCCTCAGCGAGGAGGGGCTGGAGCTGCGCGCCATCACCCCGGACGAGGCGGCGAAAATCGATCCGGCGCTGGAGCCGGTGAAGCACAAATTCGCCGGTGCCATCTATTGCCCGTCGGACGAGAGCGGCGATGCCCGCGTGTTCACCCAGAACCTTGCGAAATATTGCGAGGGGCAGGGCGTGAAGTTCGTCTTCGATTGCGAGATTCAGGGCTTCGAACTGGCGGGCGACAAGGTCGCCGCCATACGCACCTCGACCGGCCGTATCGAGGCGGATGGTTTCGTGTTTAGCCTCGGCGTATTCGGTCCGCGCCTCTCGAAGCAGCTCGGCGTGCGCCTGCCGATCTATCCGATCAAGGGGTATTCGGTGACGATGCCGATCGAGGGCCGCAACAACCCGCCGACCGTCGGCGGTGTGGACGAGGACAACCTCGTCGCCTATGCGCGGTTTGGTGACCGCATGCGGGTGACCGCGACGGCGGAATTCGCCGGCTATGACAAGAGCCACCAGCCGTCCGACTACACGCATATGTTGAAGGCGGTGCAGGATATCTATCCCGATGGGGCGGATTATTCGAAGCCGTTCTATTGGGCCGGCCTGCGTCCGATGACGCCGGAAGGCACGCCGATCTTCGGCGCCGGGCGCTATCGGAACATGTGGTTCAATACCGGCCACGGCCATATCGGCTGGACCATGGCGCCGGGCTCGGCGCGGGTGACCGCCGACCTGATCGCCGGCAAGGTGCCGGCTCTGGATTTGACCGGTATGAGGGTGATGCAGTGA
- a CDS encoding PaaI family thioesterase: MNETDIQAIFDSSPFIAFLGLKLVKLDTATQELTVRAPMRPEMAREAGTGQWHGGPIAAVIDTVGDFALAYLVGKPLPTVNFRVDYLRPAIDTDLVAVAKVRRNGKSVGIADVDVFNEAGVLLAIGRATYSTL; encoded by the coding sequence ATGAATGAAACCGACATCCAGGCGATTTTCGATTCCTCGCCCTTCATCGCCTTCCTGGGGCTGAAGCTGGTGAAGCTGGATACCGCCACACAGGAGCTGACGGTGCGTGCACCGATGCGGCCGGAAATGGCGCGCGAGGCGGGCACCGGCCAGTGGCATGGCGGGCCGATCGCCGCGGTCATCGACACGGTGGGCGATTTCGCGCTGGCCTATCTGGTCGGCAAGCCGCTGCCGACGGTGAATTTCCGCGTGGATTACCTGCGCCCAGCCATCGACACCGACCTGGTCGCCGTCGCCAAGGTGCGCCGCAACGGCAAGAGCGTCGGCATCGCCGATGTCGATGTGTTCAACGAGGCCGGCGTGCTGCTGGCCATCGGCCGGGCGACCTACTCGACGCTGTGA
- a CDS encoding FAD-dependent oxidoreductase yields MGWLRAASFRDLKEGGVIGVDVAGKPVALYLLNGTIYATHNICTHQFAFLSEGYVEDGCIECPLHQGQFDIRTGEAQCAPVTGRLATYRVKREGDDIFVDLEAPAAEVEAPKAALAQDNRSFVIIGGGQAGCRAAQHLRGEGFNGGIVMIAEEAHRPYERPPLSKDVLLGKAGAEDCAVLKPAEFDALDIDLRTGTRATAIDRKAKSVTLSTGETLSYDRLLIATGARARKLPDGPTGERGEGVLYLRTLEDAQTIGAALAKARSLALIGGGFIGLEIASVAREKGLDVTVIEREPALMSRILPPALGQAFQTLAESKGVTFRLGTQIESIRRTGEGTTLAFADGGDLTADLVVAGIGAIANTELAEQAGLSVLAGGIVIDVACRTSDADIFAAGDCALYPEAVAGARIRLESWANAEAQGRAAALAMLGKPVEAGEQPWFWTEQFGLNIQMAGIPHAGDRVAVQGEIGQPESVYLTERDGVIASAIIFGDAETFRIARRRFATGADLSAGLTGLRWLDEQKESSMGYERSLESVPEAASNPAKHYVWPAEGLSRVPDWVYTDDHIYGLEVEKIFKGRTWNYVGLEAEIPNPGDFTRSFVGPVPVVVSRDEDGGINVFENRCSHRAAEFCRELRGNVKEFVCPYHQWSYDLKGNLAGIPFRRGVDGKGGMPADFDPADHHPRHLSVTTRGGVIFASYADDMEPFDAYLGPEMTREFDATFDGRKLVVLGYYRNTLPGNWKLYHENLKDPYHATLLHTFLVTFGLLVAGNKSQMLCDESGRHGAMCSAKSDGKNVSADAKKEMRAYKEGMVLEEPRFMDFKPEFDSPWSVTMSTIWPNLIVQREMNTLGVRHIVPEGPNQFTMIWTMFGFEGDDEEMTRHRLRQGNLMGPAGFLGLEDNEAIKFVQDGMKNVPDGEHLVALDPGTATGTADTLISESAIRAMYKHWRGVIGV; encoded by the coding sequence ATGGGCTGGCTGCGCGCAGCGTCTTTTCGCGATCTGAAAGAGGGTGGTGTCATCGGTGTCGATGTCGCCGGCAAGCCGGTGGCGCTCTATCTGCTCAATGGCACGATTTACGCCACCCACAATATCTGTACCCATCAGTTCGCCTTCCTGTCGGAGGGCTATGTCGAGGATGGTTGCATCGAATGCCCGCTGCATCAGGGGCAGTTCGACATCCGCACCGGCGAAGCACAATGCGCCCCGGTCACCGGACGGCTCGCCACCTACCGGGTTAAGCGCGAGGGCGACGATATCTTCGTCGATCTGGAGGCGCCCGCCGCTGAGGTTGAGGCGCCGAAGGCGGCACTGGCGCAGGATAATCGGAGTTTCGTTATCATCGGCGGCGGCCAGGCTGGCTGCCGCGCGGCGCAGCATCTGCGCGGCGAGGGCTTCAATGGCGGCATCGTGATGATTGCGGAGGAGGCGCATCGCCCCTACGAACGGCCGCCTTTGTCCAAGGACGTCCTGCTGGGCAAGGCCGGCGCCGAGGATTGTGCCGTGCTGAAGCCGGCCGAGTTCGACGCGCTGGATATCGATCTGCGTACCGGTACCCGCGCCACGGCCATCGACCGCAAGGCGAAGTCGGTAACGCTGTCCACCGGTGAGACACTGTCCTATGACCGGCTGCTGATCGCCACCGGCGCCCGGGCGCGGAAGCTACCGGACGGCCCAACAGGGGAACGGGGCGAGGGCGTGCTCTATCTGCGCACGCTGGAGGATGCCCAGACCATCGGCGCGGCGCTGGCAAAGGCGCGCAGCCTGGCGCTGATCGGCGGCGGCTTCATTGGGCTGGAGATCGCCTCGGTGGCGCGCGAGAAGGGGCTGGACGTCACGGTGATCGAGCGCGAGCCGGCGTTGATGTCGCGCATTCTGCCGCCGGCGCTGGGCCAGGCTTTTCAGACGCTCGCCGAATCGAAGGGTGTCACCTTCCGGCTGGGCACACAGATCGAGTCGATCCGGCGCACCGGCGAGGGAACGACACTGGCCTTTGCTGATGGCGGCGACCTGACCGCCGATCTGGTGGTGGCCGGCATCGGCGCCATCGCGAATACCGAACTGGCGGAGCAGGCCGGCCTGTCCGTGTTGGCTGGCGGCATCGTCATCGACGTGGCCTGCCGCACCTCGGATGCGGATATCTTCGCGGCAGGCGATTGCGCGCTCTATCCGGAAGCGGTTGCCGGTGCGCGTATCCGGCTGGAAAGCTGGGCCAATGCGGAAGCGCAGGGCCGCGCCGCTGCGCTCGCCATGCTGGGCAAGCCGGTGGAAGCCGGCGAGCAGCCCTGGTTCTGGACCGAACAATTCGGCCTCAACATCCAGATGGCCGGCATTCCGCATGCCGGCGACCGGGTGGCGGTGCAGGGCGAGATCGGCCAGCCGGAATCGGTCTATCTGACAGAGCGCGACGGCGTTATCGCCAGCGCCATCATCTTTGGCGATGCGGAGACGTTCCGCATTGCCCGCCGCCGGTTCGCAACCGGCGCGGACCTCAGCGCCGGCCTGACGGGTCTGCGCTGGCTCGACGAGCAGAAGGAGAGTTCCATGGGGTATGAGCGCAGCCTGGAGAGCGTGCCGGAAGCGGCGTCAAATCCGGCAAAGCACTATGTCTGGCCGGCCGAAGGTCTGAGCCGCGTGCCCGACTGGGTCTATACCGACGATCATATTTACGGCCTGGAGGTCGAGAAGATCTTCAAGGGCCGCACCTGGAACTATGTCGGGCTGGAAGCGGAAATCCCCAATCCGGGCGATTTCACGCGTTCCTTCGTCGGCCCGGTCCCGGTGGTGGTGTCGCGCGACGAGGATGGCGGCATCAATGTCTTCGAGAATCGCTGCTCGCACCGCGCCGCCGAGTTCTGCCGGGAGCTGCGCGGCAATGTGAAGGAATTCGTCTGCCCGTACCATCAATGGTCCTACGACCTGAAAGGCAACCTGGCGGGCATCCCGTTCCGCCGCGGCGTCGATGGCAAGGGCGGCATGCCGGCGGATTTCGATCCGGCCGATCACCATCCGCGCCATCTCAGCGTCACCACGCGCGGCGGTGTGATCTTCGCCTCCTATGCCGACGATATGGAGCCGTTCGACGCCTATCTCGGCCCGGAGATGACGCGCGAATTCGACGCCACCTTCGACGGCCGCAAGCTGGTCGTGCTGGGCTATTACCGCAACACGCTGCCGGGCAACTGGAAGCTCTATCACGAGAATCTGAAGGACCCGTACCACGCCACCCTGCTGCACACTTTCCTGGTCACTTTCGGGCTGCTGGTCGCCGGCAACAAGTCGCAGATGCTGTGCGACGAGAGCGGCCGTCATGGCGCCATGTGCTCGGCCAAATCCGACGGCAAGAATGTGAGCGCCGACGCCAAGAAGGAGATGCGCGCCTACAAGGAAGGCATGGTGCTGGAAGAGCCGCGCTTCATGGATTTCAAGCCGGAATTCGACTCGCCCTGGTCGGTCACCATGTCCACCATCTGGCCGAACCTGATCGTGCAGCGCGAGATGAACACGCTGGGCGTGCGCCATATCGTGCCGGAAGGGCCGAACCAGTTCACCATGATCTGGACCATGTTCGGCTTCGAGGGCGATGATGAGGAAATGACCCGCCACCGGCTGCGTCAGGGCAATCTGATGGGGCCCGCCGGTTTCCTTGGGCTGGAAGACAATGAGGCGATCAAGTTCGTGCAGGATGGCATGAAGAACGTGCCGGACGGCGAGCATCTGGTGGCGCTCGATCCCGGCACGGCGACCGGCACCGCCGACACGCTGATTTCGGAATCCGCGATCCGTGCCATGTACAAGCACTGGCGCGGCGTGATCGGGGTTTAA
- a CDS encoding aromatic-ring-hydroxylating dioxygenase subunit beta produces the protein MTITSLKTPSKNDEMLDRLLLRQEIEEFNAAYAEALDNGPLSDWPDFFAEEALYVITARENFASNLPVGLVYCEGKGMLRDRIFAIENTAMFAPRYMRHFITNCRVVESHANGEIVATSNYILLQTLFDRPEPTLHQIGTYYDVFVRVDGALKLKERRAVYDNLLIDNSVVYPV, from the coding sequence ATGACCATTACCTCCCTGAAGACCCCGAGCAAGAACGACGAGATGCTCGACCGGCTGCTGCTGCGCCAGGAGATCGAGGAGTTCAACGCCGCCTATGCCGAGGCACTGGACAATGGCCCGCTGTCGGACTGGCCGGATTTCTTCGCCGAGGAGGCGCTATACGTCATCACCGCGCGGGAGAATTTCGCCAGCAACCTGCCGGTCGGGCTGGTCTATTGCGAGGGCAAGGGCATGCTGCGCGACCGGATCTTCGCCATCGAGAACACGGCGATGTTCGCGCCCCGCTATATGCGCCACTTCATCACCAACTGCCGGGTGGTCGAGAGCCACGCGAATGGCGAGATCGTCGCCACCTCGAACTACATCCTGTTGCAAACGCTGTTTGACCGGCCGGAACCGACACTGCATCAGATCGGCACCTACTATGACGTGTTCGTGCGGGTCGATGGCGCGCTGAAGCTGAAGGAACGCCGCGCGGTTTACGACAATCTGCTGATCGACAATTCGGTGGTTTATCCGGTGTAG
- a CDS encoding MarR family winged helix-turn-helix transcriptional regulator, with protein sequence MAVEKKLTTDGTPAEANEDSLIMSRMPLWARPGYLVRRLHQIHYALFFEECAAFDITPVQYGLLTTLAQNPDMDQNSLGRELGIDRTNVADVLNRLAKRGLVERQRSKTDRRMVLWCLTAQGEKVTAEMYEAMQRAQIKLMEPLRPEERNAFVTMLMRLVDGNNHLGRTIFRPS encoded by the coding sequence ATGGCGGTGGAAAAGAAACTGACGACCGACGGCACCCCGGCGGAAGCCAACGAGGACAGCCTGATCATGTCGCGCATGCCGCTATGGGCGCGGCCGGGCTATCTCGTGCGCCGGCTGCATCAGATCCATTACGCGCTGTTCTTCGAGGAATGCGCCGCCTTCGACATCACGCCGGTGCAGTACGGCCTGCTGACTACGCTCGCGCAGAATCCCGACATGGACCAGAACTCGCTGGGCCGCGAACTCGGCATCGACCGCACCAATGTCGCCGATGTGCTGAACCGCCTGGCCAAGCGCGGCCTCGTCGAGCGCCAGCGCAGCAAGACCGACCGCCGCATGGTGCTGTGGTGCCTGACAGCGCAAGGCGAGAAGGTCACGGCGGAAATGTACGAGGCGATGCAGCGCGCCCAGATCAAGCTGATGGAGCCGCTGCGCCCCGAGGAACGCAACGCCTTCGTCACCATGCTGATGCGGCTGGTGGACGGCAACAACCATCTGGGCCGCACGATTTTCCGGCCGAGCTGA
- a CDS encoding xanthine dehydrogenase family protein molybdopterin-binding subunit, translated as MAASTVEGTVEGEGIGARVRRKEDARHLMGRGRFVGDIQMPGMLEVAFLRSPVAHAHIRSLAKPQGREDQVFFWSDMAAAVTPIITRSSLPGYKLSSYYPLAHEKVRYVGEGIALCVAPSRAEAEDLAELVAVDFDELPAVTESEQGKAKDAPLVHEEWGDNLCLVTDFDSGIEEVAKTAPVKVVREYRTARQCMHPMEGKGLVAYWDFQADQLVVITSTQVPHLIRTGLSECLGLDQSRVRVSPPDVGGGFGYKCLLQPEEVAVAWLAMTHKGAYRWVEDRREHLTAGANARQHHYKVTAYADERGRLLGLDAEINVDIGAYSVWPFSACLEAAQAGGNLPGPYDFRAYRARTYSVATNKPPFAPYRGVARPGVCFAIELTIDAIARAVGRDPADVRAENLVQAAQMPYTNVTNKHYDSGDYPGSLAKAREMIGLAAIRERQKGREPDGRRIGVGFSTYTEQSAHGTKVFAAWGLPLVPGFEQATVKLLADGTLEVRAGIHTIGQGLETTLAQVANQALGIPLKDIAVKLGDTASTPYSTGAYASRGMVMAGGAVSKSATELAGRVKRLAAHLMQCKPEDVDFRQGRIHAGEASLSFADIGKAWYLRPETLPDDIDTNGLEVTQGYKPDVDSGVFSYATHAALVAVDPETGMVEILDYVIVEDCGQMVNPMIVEGQAYGGAAQGIGTALFEESPYDSSGQPLASTLIDYLLPGPTELPGFRIGHMETLSPYSAHGIKGVGEGGAIAPAGAIVNAINDALQELGAEIGQIPATPERILDAIFAAQPKQAAE; from the coding sequence ATGGCGGCTTCGACAGTTGAGGGGACAGTTGAGGGTGAGGGCATCGGCGCGCGTGTCCGGCGCAAGGAGGATGCCCGCCATCTGATGGGGCGCGGGCGCTTCGTCGGCGACATCCAGATGCCCGGCATGCTGGAGGTTGCCTTCCTGCGCAGCCCGGTGGCGCATGCCCATATCCGCAGCCTCGCCAAGCCGCAGGGGCGGGAGGATCAGGTGTTCTTCTGGTCCGATATGGCGGCGGCGGTCACCCCGATCATCACCCGGTCCAGCCTGCCGGGCTACAAACTGTCCTCCTATTATCCGCTGGCGCATGAGAAGGTGCGCTATGTCGGTGAGGGCATCGCGCTGTGCGTCGCCCCCAGCCGGGCCGAGGCGGAGGACCTGGCGGAGCTGGTCGCCGTCGATTTCGACGAACTGCCGGCGGTTACCGAAAGCGAGCAGGGCAAGGCGAAGGACGCCCCGCTGGTGCATGAGGAATGGGGCGACAATCTCTGCCTTGTCACCGATTTCGACAGCGGCATCGAGGAGGTGGCGAAGACCGCGCCGGTGAAGGTGGTGCGGGAATACAGGACCGCCCGGCAATGCATGCATCCGATGGAGGGCAAGGGCCTCGTCGCCTACTGGGATTTCCAGGCCGACCAGCTGGTTGTCATCACCTCGACCCAGGTGCCGCATCTGATCCGCACCGGCCTGTCGGAGTGCCTGGGCCTCGACCAGTCGCGCGTCCGCGTCAGCCCACCCGATGTCGGTGGCGGCTTCGGCTATAAATGCCTGCTGCAGCCGGAGGAGGTGGCGGTCGCCTGGCTCGCCATGACGCATAAAGGTGCTTATCGCTGGGTCGAGGACCGGCGCGAGCATCTGACGGCCGGGGCCAATGCCCGCCAGCATCACTACAAGGTCACCGCCTATGCCGACGAGCGTGGCCGGCTGCTGGGGCTGGATGCGGAGATCAATGTCGATATCGGCGCCTATTCAGTCTGGCCGTTTTCGGCCTGTCTGGAGGCGGCGCAGGCCGGCGGCAATCTGCCCGGCCCCTATGATTTCCGGGCCTATCGGGCGCGGACATATTCGGTGGCGACCAACAAGCCGCCCTTCGCGCCCTATCGCGGCGTGGCGCGGCCCGGCGTGTGCTTTGCCATCGAGCTGACCATCGACGCGATTGCCCGCGCCGTGGGCCGCGACCCGGCGGATGTGCGGGCCGAAAATCTGGTGCAGGCGGCGCAGATGCCCTACACCAACGTGACCAACAAGCATTACGATTCCGGCGATTATCCCGGCAGCCTGGCCAAGGCGCGGGAGATGATCGGCCTGGCCGCGATCCGCGAACGCCAGAAGGGTCGCGAGCCGGATGGCAGGCGCATCGGCGTCGGCTTCTCCACCTATACCGAGCAGTCGGCGCACGGTACCAAGGTGTTCGCCGCCTGGGGCCTGCCGCTGGTCCCGGGTTTCGAGCAGGCGACGGTGAAGCTGCTGGCCGATGGCACGCTGGAAGTGCGCGCCGGCATCCACACCATCGGCCAGGGGCTGGAAACCACGCTGGCGCAGGTCGCCAATCAGGCGCTGGGCATCCCGCTGAAGGATATCGCGGTGAAGCTGGGCGACACCGCCAGCACGCCCTATTCGACAGGCGCCTATGCCTCGCGCGGCATGGTCATGGCTGGCGGCGCGGTGTCGAAATCGGCGACCGAGCTGGCCGGGCGGGTGAAGCGGCTGGCTGCTCATCTGATGCAATGTAAGCCGGAGGATGTGGACTTCCGGCAGGGGCGCATCCATGCCGGTGAGGCCAGCCTGTCCTTCGCCGATATCGGCAAGGCCTGGTATCTGCGGCCCGAGACACTGCCGGACGATATCGACACCAACGGGCTGGAAGTCACGCAGGGCTACAAGCCGGATGTCGATAGCGGCGTGTTCTCCTATGCCACGCATGCGGCGCTGGTCGCCGTCGATCCCGAAACCGGCATGGTGGAAATCTTGGATTACGTGATCGTCGAGGATTGCGGGCAGATGGTGAACCCGATGATCGTCGAGGGTCAGGCCTATGGCGGCGCGGCGCAGGGCATCGGTACGGCGCTGTTCGAGGAAAGCCCCTATGATTCCTCGGGCCAGCCGCTGGCCTCGACGCTGATCGACTATCTGCTGCCCGGTCCGACCGAGCTGCCCGGTTTCCGCATCGGCCATATGGAGACGCTGTCGCCCTATTCGGCGCACGGCATCAAGGGCGTGGGCGAGGGCGGGGCGATTGCGCCCGCCGGGGCCATCGTGAACGCGATCAACGATGCCTTGCAGGAACTGGGGGCCGAAATCGGCCAGATACCGGCCACGCCGGAACGTATCCTCGACGCCATTTTCGCCGCGCAACCGAAACAGGCCGCAGAATGA
- a CDS encoding FAD binding domain-containing protein, whose translation MKPAAFDYTNPADLAAALQALSGDAKPIAGGQSLTPMLNLRLARPASLVDIRRQPDLLAVSETDDAIRYGAALPHAAFEDGAVPDATNGMLRHVAGGIAYRAVRNRGTIGGSLAHADPAADWVSSLMALDARVIVRGAKGEAAWPVERFMLGGFTTVLEAGELITGVSVPRLSPSARWGYYKICRKTGEFAKAIGAVVSDPDRGVFRLVCGAVEVTPLLLEARDADAAAAEIDARLSERPPSARQLHKIAVRRALEALAEARQ comes from the coding sequence ATGAAGCCCGCCGCCTTCGACTATACAAACCCCGCCGATCTGGCTGCTGCGCTGCAAGCCCTGTCGGGTGATGCCAAGCCCATCGCCGGCGGCCAGTCGCTGACGCCGATGCTGAATCTGCGCCTCGCTCGGCCGGCATCGCTGGTCGATATCCGTCGCCAGCCGGATTTGCTGGCGGTGTCGGAGACGGATGATGCCATCCGCTATGGTGCCGCCCTGCCGCATGCGGCTTTCGAGGATGGAGCGGTGCCCGATGCCACCAATGGCATGCTGCGCCATGTCGCGGGCGGCATCGCTTATCGCGCGGTGCGCAACCGCGGCACCATCGGCGGCAGCCTCGCCCATGCCGATCCGGCGGCGGACTGGGTGTCTTCGCTGATGGCGCTGGATGCGCGGGTGATCGTGCGCGGGGCGAAGGGCGAGGCCGCCTGGCCGGTCGAGCGTTTCATGCTGGGCGGCTTCACCACGGTGCTGGAGGCCGGCGAGCTGATCACCGGCGTGTCGGTGCCGCGCCTGTCGCCCTCGGCGCGCTGGGGCTATTATAAGATATGCCGCAAGACCGGGGAATTCGCCAAGGCCATCGGCGCGGTGGTCAGCGACCCGGATCGCGGCGTGTTCCGGCTGGTCTGCGGTGCGGTGGAAGTCACGCCGCTGCTGCTGGAAGCCCGCGATGCCGATGCCGCCGCCGCCGAGATCGATGCCCGGCTGTCCGAGCGGCCGCCCTCGGCGCGGCAGCTGCACAAGATTGCCGTCCGCCGCGCCCTTGAAGCCCTTGCGGAGGCTCGGCAATGA
- a CDS encoding xanthine dehydrogenase family Fe-S subunit, with product MTTHSIELTVNGRKVSGIAEPRTHLAEFLRGPLGLTGTHLGCEQGVCGACTVLIDGKPQRSCLTFAVSCNGDEIRTVEGFDDDPVMTELREAFSAHHALQCGYCTPGMLVTARDIVTRLGDVDEETIRRELSGNICRCTGYVGIVGAIRQVAAGKTAVAQNWNFEARQNAVAAKTVEATPVAEAAKPAAMDFSMAGDGFSVLKQQVTVPAPADQVWAALGDICRMAGCLPGASVDTVEGDRVTGALTVSFGPIKASFAGEGEMARDDSSRTGTVKGRGRDTRGGSSATGEIAYTVLADGVGTRIDVEVRYKLTGPLAQFGRSALVTDFARRMTETFAANLTAMLTGGEAQSPAKAELNLASLIWQVLRDRVRRLFGG from the coding sequence ATGACTACTCATTCCATCGAACTGACCGTCAATGGCCGCAAGGTCAGCGGTATAGCGGAACCGCGTACGCATCTGGCCGAATTCCTGCGCGGACCGCTGGGCCTGACCGGCACGCATCTGGGCTGCGAGCAGGGCGTGTGCGGCGCCTGTACCGTGCTGATCGACGGCAAGCCGCAGCGTTCCTGCCTGACCTTCGCGGTGTCCTGCAATGGCGACGAGATCCGCACCGTCGAAGGCTTTGACGACGATCCGGTAATGACCGAACTGCGTGAGGCCTTCTCCGCCCATCACGCCCTGCAATGCGGCTATTGCACGCCGGGAATGCTGGTGACGGCGCGCGATATCGTCACCCGGCTGGGCGATGTCGATGAGGAGACGATCCGGCGCGAGCTGTCGGGGAATATCTGCCGCTGCACCGGCTATGTCGGCATTGTCGGGGCGATCCGGCAGGTGGCCGCCGGAAAGACTGCGGTAGCCCAAAACTGGAATTTCGAGGCACGTCAGAACGCCGTCGCCGCGAAGACGGTGGAGGCAACCCCGGTGGCGGAGGCCGCGAAACCGGCAGCGATGGATTTCAGCATGGCCGGCGATGGTTTCTCGGTCCTGAAGCAGCAGGTCACGGTGCCGGCCCCGGCCGACCAGGTCTGGGCGGCGCTGGGCGATATCTGCCGCATGGCCGGCTGCCTGCCGGGGGCGTCGGTCGATACGGTGGAAGGTGATCGTGTAACGGGGGCGCTGACCGTCAGCTTCGGGCCGATCAAGGCCAGCTTCGCCGGCGAGGGCGAGATGGCCCGCGACGATTCCAGCCGTACCGGCACGGTGAAGGGCAGGGGGCGCGATACCAGGGGCGGCTCTTCGGCCACCGGCGAGATCGCCTATACGGTGCTGGCGGATGGCGTGGGCACGCGCATCGATGTCGAGGTCCGCTACAAGCTGACCGGCCCGCTGGCACAGTTCGGTCGCTCCGCGCTGGTAACCGACTTTGCCCGGCGCATGACGGAGACCTTCGCCGCCAACCTTACCGCCATGCTGACCGGTGGCGAGGCCCAATCGCCCGCGAAGGCGGAACTGAACCTCGCCAGCCTGATCTGGCAGGTGCTGCGCGACCGGGTGCGACGGCTGTTCGGCGGCTAA